In Myripristis murdjan chromosome 18, fMyrMur1.1, whole genome shotgun sequence, the sequence taccaggtgtgtGCGGACAGATttacagctgtccacttgtattcggatttctcaggacggatgttaataccaggtgggaactgATTGCTGAATGTATTAACATTTCTTGATACAAACAATATGACTTGATTATCTGTTTCTGTAGATCCTGCCAATGCCTTAACTCTTTATGGAGTGTTAtgccttttcattttatatcaCTGATCCTCATTTTTAACAGACCAGTTAAGAAAAGATcaagagaaaaatcaaagaaaagatCCTTATAACAGCGTCTTTACAACTCACTGAGGACAGCTGAGAATAAGTCTGATATATCCTTTAACCATTCGTAAATTAACTAATTCTATTGTAGAAGtatgttaatatttatttgtgaaATGCATGCTCTGAATAtgtgacattgacattgactgGTGTTGGTTATTAGCTGCTAGTCCACCTGGCCTTAGTCTTTCAGGGGACCTAAGCAAGATCCAGAGAAGGACCCCCTATATGTATGCTTTTATCATGCTTTTATCATGACTGACACAGGAAGTGTATGAGCGTGTGCAGAGGCTTCAGCAGGCCACGCCCTGCATCTGGTGGAAGGCCATCAGCTATCACTATGTGAGGAGGACCAGGCAGGTGACCAGATACCGCAACGGGGATGCATATACCACCACACAGGTGAaatgaacgcacacacacaagctgcttATTTGAAAATTTCTTCACGAAACCATGATGCTTTCTTTCTCAAACCTCTGTCCACTGTCCGcctttccctttttcctcctctctaccTCTCTATTCTCCACTCTGTCCCTCCACAGGTCTACCATGAGCGAGTGAACACCCACGCCTCCAGCTCTGAGTTTGACTACGCCCGATATGGGGTCAAAGATGTATCCAAGGAGCTGCTGGACCTTCAGCTGCATCCTGCTGTCCGGCTCCGCTTCACCAAGTGTTTCAGGTTAGGGAAAAACCCGCTGACAGCCACAGTGTCAATTAGTTCAATTTTAACAAGGCAATAGATTCCCTCGttttatattttgcttttatCAAAGCAATACATTTCCTCGTTAAAACTGATTTCCTTGTTAGTTTTTTCGTAAGGAAGATGCCACCACTTCTGTTGTAATCTGCCGTTGGAGATGGAGATGTTACTCAGTCCATCACCTTTATGACCTACAAGGTTTTCTTGAAGGGGTGCGTGACGAGATGATCACACATATTTTGGCTGAAActatctttcttcctcttcagctTCTCCAGCGCACGTGCTGAGGCTGCCTACCTCACCCAGGTAATCTATGGCAAAAGACATAGTGAAACCTGATGTAGTTCTGTGATCCTACTCTGTTTTACTCTGCTGTGACACAGATAAAGGGAAAGACAATGAATAAAATCTGacaaactaaataataataatattcataataattAAAGACATTTCAACCATCTGTGATATATTTTCCCCATAGTTACATTAAtctattcctcatttttcatttagtgTTATTATCATTGAATTATTACTGTGATTGCAGATATCATCATTaatcttgttatttatttattttttcactgaatgaatcatttcattgaattaaatgaatttttttctatttctaattCTACTTTGTCTAttctcttttcacttttcagcGGGCACGTTTCTTTGGAGAGAACGAGGGGCTTGACGATTACATGGAGGCCAGGGAGGGAATGCACCTGAAGAATGTGGATTTCCGGGAGCACATCCTGGCATTCCCGGATCCTGCTCGCCAGCCGTGGTATTCCAGGCACAGGGTGTTCTGGCTGGCTTCAGCTTTCCTCCTGTCATGGCCGCTGCGTGTCGTTGCAGAATATCGCACAGCATACGTCCACTACCATGTAGAGAAGCTGTTTGGGGAGGACGAAgacactggaggaggaggtggcggggttgggggtggaggtgggagaGGGGATGGCTGTGAGGGGGGGACTGAGAATGGAGTCCACGGTGGAGGTATTGGCTTTGGAATTGGACTCAACGGGACGAGCTACAGAGCGATCTCTCGGGTCAACACAGTGGACATGACAGAGCTGGAGTGGCACATCCGCTGCAACCAACAGATGGTCCCCAGCTATTCTGAAGCTCTCCTCATGGATTTGGACACAAGTGGGGGAACCaacgccaccaccaccacccccattTCCGGACCTCCAGGCACCACTCCTGGCCAGGGGGGTAACTCAGCTCCTCTAGCGCTGCCCGTTGTCTTCAACTCAGCTTACCTCCTTCAGAGCTGCCCCCGATGTCGGAGGACCACCTCAAGCTCCAGCCTACCCTCCAGGCTAAGGGCGCCAACGGGAACCACGGCCCTGCTGAATGCCACCGTTGCCGGGATTAGAGCacagggaggtggaggtggaggagggaggctggTGCTGAGTCGAAGCGGGTTCTCCCTCGGGAGACTTGGAAATGGGCGCCCGGCCAGCCTGTTTCATTCGCGAAGCATGGGGGGAGGcctgggagggagaggggaagatggaggaggaagtggaggaggaagcgGCGGAGGTggcagtggaggtggaggtggtggtggaggtggcggtggaggtggaggatTCCTCGGGTTAGGGTCGAGACAGGACGATGAAGAGAGCAGGGGCGTGCTGGAAGGAGAAGGGGatgaggacgaggaagaggaggaagaagttaggaggagggaggacaggggtagtggagggggggagagagatgaagaagcaGAGCAGGATGGTGGAGAGGGGGtccagggagggagggacggcGAGAGGGATCGACCTCCACCCTACCAGGACGCTTTCTTCTTCCCCGTTCTCATCGTACACggagaggagagctgccacGCCGGGGATGACATGTGACAGACAGAAGAATAAACACACTAAGAGTGAGAAAGTAATAAGTATGGGTAGAGGATGAGGGAGATAAAAGAACAGACTGAACAAAGAAAGAGTGGATCATAGAAGAAGGGAACCGgtcagaggaagagggaaaagacAAATGATAGACctggaaataaacaaaacaaaacaggaagaaagggaaagaatAAAGACAGTGTATGaggtaaaaagttaaaaataatgaTCGACAGAAAAGCAACCAAGGATCAAAAGAGAAGTAAGGATTCAGTCAGAATAAAACATGAGAGGAAAGAAGGATCACCAGCAAGGAAAGATATAAGAAAtgtaaatgagtgaatgaagaACTGCAGAAGCAGCGTGTAAGTAAGGAAACACGCTGGTTCAGAGGAAGATGAACAGTAAGAAAAGATAGGatcagagaaaagaagagggcAAGAAAATATTTGCAATCACAGATTTTGTTACGCTGCTTATGGTGTAAGCTGGAATTAGCATGAGATAGAGTGAGGCGAGAGAGACGCAGACAGATCAGAGGACATGAAGACTGAAAAACTTGGGAATGTCTATTTCCAGATATATCTATGCAAGAAGAGGCATGGGAGGAGTAGCAAGTCTAAAGATAGCCTGCAAAGCAGAAGCGAGATACCAAACCAGATGACTGGTAGATGGCTTTCTTTCacatgagaggagagaagaagaggagtaAAACTGGCAGAATAGCAAAAGAGAACCTGTggttttgctaaaaaaaaaaaaaaaaaaagaaaaagaaaaaagaaaggaaaaacatggatgaagaagaggagctCTAACAAAATGGCTCAGTTACTAGATGAAATGCTGAAAGGCGAGATTtctgaaaatatttcaaagggtggaggaaggagagatgagACAGAGGATTTATGAGCTGAAAtacagaggggggaggggggagaggggggaatAATGACAGCCTATTATCAAGGTGAAAtgtaggagaggagagaggacaagAATGCCAGAGTGCAACACAGAAACAgtggacagagaggcagagagaaggcAGATGGCAAAATGAGACATGACACTGACCATTAAAGGCATGACTGTCCTAAATCCTTTGTATCTGTCTTCTATTTGACAGAGAAATCGAAGCTTAAAAggacacaaaacagaaatatctAGACTTAAAAAGATCAAGTCGAGGGGAGCCAAAAACAGACATGGGACTTATCTGCAAACCATGATTCTCTGACCTCAAATATAATGTGGAAATGCATTTGGAGTGTCAtatgacattttcaaactgttCCCCAGAACAAATTAGGTCCCTCTACAGTCTCTTTCCAGTGAATGTGGCAATCTGGTGTCCAACGACACTTAATTCAAACACTCAGTGTGCAACAACTGCAGAGCACAGATCATataaaaaggaaggagaaaCATTGGTTTGTTGATTGATTTGTTAAATTCCCTaacttccctctccctcctctctaaACGCTTTACTCTGTTCTCCAGTGGATAGAGCGCTTCCCCACCATGCTCGGTCCATTACTGATATGGATCTGATCAGAGACTCCTTAGAAAAGTGGAGTGCTTGCTTCCCCTGTTTCTACCACACTCCTCTTTCCttcactccctctgtctcatcATCCCTTCTGTAATCCTCCCTCCTTTGGGCAGCATACAACATCTTGTGTTATTTTAAAACACAAGATCAGTTCATAGCAAAACGTCTTGTGCAGCTAACGTGTTGTTTAGTGAAGATGGGTGTTGTATCAGAATGCACTCCATGTATCCACCCCCTTATCCACTGCCCTTCCTCTTATCTTCCAcatcccttctcctctcctccccttcctcctccatttGTATCTCCAGACAGACAAAGTGGTGGTTATGTGATACACCTCTCTCTGCCCGTGGAGATGCTGGGAACTGGGATCAAATTTCACCTCTCAACTCCACTCCACACATCACATCAGCTTTCAGGCTGAGGTCATTGCTCCGGGACCCGATTTCATATACCAAATATATACTCACTGTTGTCGGAAGAAATTTCGCACATTAAATTTTTATAAGAATTAAGCAAAGGATTATAATTTTTCATTGAATGTCCATGtatttttaaagctgcagaaTGAGATTTGAGTGGATGTCAGGATCAGAGCGCTTGCCCCGCAGGAAGAGGATCATGTCACCTTTCAGTATGAGTGCTAAAATTGTTCTCATGCGATAATGGTGATGCCCATGACACTGGCTTCAGTTTTGtgagtaaataaaatgttggcTGTAGTCTGTAACGGCAGGAAGGCATTTCAAGATTAGACCCAAACAGATGTAGTCTTTTGTGATACCCAACACACTACTGGAACCAGTGTGACCAGGCTGTGTTGTGGTTGCCATGCTGCTACCCACGTCTCTTGAATTATTAGTGTTGCCTGCAAATAAGTAACAATGCCCTCTGTAACATCGCCTCAGTATAAAACTTGTAAAAGTCAGCTGGCATAGAATTGCATGTTACTTAGAAGCAGCAGCAACTGAGCAGGAGCTTTCAATAGCTGTCGAGCAAACATGGCTGTCAATGCAAACTGCAATGCCCAAACTCTACAATTTGTGGTCGTTCAACACGTGTAGACACTCTAGCCAGACAAGAGCATGGACCAGAACTGTTTTCCAACCCATAGGGATTATGTCGACGTCCTACTTCCTGAGTAGGTACGCTTTCATGGACAACCAGCCCAGGGAGCATTGCTTGGCCCAGATAACAAAGCATCGGCGCTTTGATGCATATACAATAAAACCAGAGAAAGCACACTTGGCTGCTAGCACGAGGCAGTTAGAGTTGTTTGATGAAAATTTCTCACCTCCCCTGCGTCGTGCCCTTCACAGGTCACTTGTGGCAGATTGGAATTCAGGAAGCGCCTCCCTCGCTCTCTATCTGGTCACGATATCGAAAAGCAAAGCACAGCGAAAGAAGTCTCTGCATGAGGAGTTTGCTGGAAACGGAGCAAAACAAGTACGCCTTCATACACTTCATGAGCAACTAAATGGACTTGAACATGCTAACGAGCGTTCACACAGACGCACACGGTCACATGGACATGGATACTGTAGCTACAAACATCCATTCAGGATTCAACTGGGAGCCAGCGGGAAAACTCTCCCAGTGGAACTCTCCGGGAAGAAAAACTAGAACACACAAGTGGTGACCTGGTTTGGTctataggacacacacacacacacacacacatacactcgccTACAGTTATTctgactctcacacacattctggCTCACCGAACTACAGTAGGTTTGGGCAACATTATAGCGAACTGGACACAACACCTTGATGGTACTGGCAGGGGGATGGGAGAACGAGACCAATGGACAAAACAATCactaaaaaaaagaaggaaaaaaatcaagaaagaaGAAACATGGGGGAAATTGAtgcaggaaataaaacaaagacaaaactacAAGACAGCTGTTTCTTACATGACGGCAAATTTGAGAGGACTGCAAATAAAtcgagaggaaaaaaacaagatctaAAGACATCTATTTCTACAGCTGGTACTCATTGTCTCAGTCTCCTGACTCATGGCTAAACTGTCTCTCTATGTGTCCCTTTGTCTCGAAAGCACTGAACACACATCTGTGTTAATTTGCACTACCATGTTGGTTTCACTGATTGTCCAAACACGTGGTTTGGTCCCTctggtgttgtgttttgttttgtttttcattgtaatGATCAAGCTTGGGAAGGTTCTGTTcaaaatagtttttattttagtttatttttcttttttttttttacattttacccACTTAAATTTGGGATCGGTGATGTGAACCATCAGAGTCCTTATGAATTCAAGTCTAAAGTACAATTAATTCAGATTTCCACGATgtaaatttgcttgttttattatCAGCGCCAAAGTTGAGTACACATTACAGTGTTTCATGTTGTGCATTTAAAGATGTCTATGAATCAAATTGCATTTGTTCCCTTACGACAGTTTCATGTCATAGTAAATAGCACATTTCTTTCacaagatcttttttttttttttttttttttaatcagatcaCTGTAATCAATTTAGACATGATCATagttgttagtttttgttttggggtgtttacatgatttttgttgtggtgttgtaCTTTCTCAATGTGTGTCTCTCACCACCTCAGCCTCTTTGGGAGTGCCAAGAGAACACCGCTCTGTGCCCGTGATgtcacactcactcatacacacacacacacacacacatacacacacttgcttgCATGCTTAGTCACGCGGCATTACTGTAGACATTATGACAGCTTGTTTTAGACTAGAGTGACATTCTCATTAATCCAGCGCCCATAATCGCCTCACATACATCCTCTAACACAAGcttatgcgcacacacacacacatacacacacactcaaaaagcTATTATCTTGCTGTGTTGCCTTTGTGTCCGACGttgccaacttttttttctcaggatttTAGTTGGTGCTGCCTTCCTTGtgtcaacacacactctcacacacacacacacacacacacacatatgtgcataaACACCTGCAGCCATTAACATGCCAAAGCAAAaaagcgaacacacacacacacacatgcatgcacacgctaGCCTGTATTGGCTGCAGTAGTTTCTGTGCTGGTGGGCTGTGTTGCAGAACCAAACATTTACAAGATGTGACAGAGGCTGGATTTACTCAGGAACTAAGAAAAACGAACCTCGTTTGAATGGGATCTCATCTCTATgctggcaaaacaaaaaaaaatatgagacagTGTATTGttacaaagttttattttgtccaacCGGGTTGTTGTTCATGTGTAGATCCATCCAGAATTATACATCATGTTATGTTTGGTCAGCAAAAGGGATTTCAGTCCACTGGGTGGCAGCAAAGCCTTATATCGACCGAGTTGTGACAACAAACGTGGTACTGGGGCCTTGTGGAGGAGAGATTTAAACCACTACTGATCTGGTTATCATTTCATATAACTGTGACTGAATGTGTCGCTAAGCAATACTGCTCATAACTCTGGCTGGAATTGTATAC encodes:
- the LOC115376609 gene encoding transmembrane protein 151B, translated to MQTEEETATAEEPILEEGAGREQQRPVQQSLASSLCRESHWKCLLLTVLMYGCFATLAWCALCRVPVLGSSSITLGADDDATSAAYYNDILHLESPCSSGYVYIPLAFLAMLYVVYLVECWHCFSKTAMLAHAEFQEVYERVQRLQQATPCIWWKAISYHYVRRTRQVTRYRNGDAYTTTQVYHERVNTHASSSEFDYARYGVKDVSKELLDLQLHPAVRLRFTKCFSFSSARAEAAYLTQRARFFGENEGLDDYMEAREGMHLKNVDFREHILAFPDPARQPWYSRHRVFWLASAFLLSWPLRVVAEYRTAYVHYHVEKLFGEDEDTGGGGGGVGGGGGRGDGCEGGTENGVHGGGIGFGIGLNGTSYRAISRVNTVDMTELEWHIRCNQQMVPSYSEALLMDLDTSGGTNATTTTPISGPPGTTPGQGGNSAPLALPVVFNSAYLLQSCPRCRRTTSSSSLPSRLRAPTGTTALLNATVAGIRAQGGGGGGGRLVLSRSGFSLGRLGNGRPASLFHSRSMGGGLGGRGEDGGGSGGGSGGGGSGGGGGGGGGGGGGGFLGLGSRQDDEESRGVLEGEGDEDEEEEEEVRRREDRGSGGGERDEEAEQDGGEGVQGGRDGERDRPPPYQDAFFFPVLIVHGEESCHAGDDM